One segment of Campylobacter hominis ATCC BAA-381 DNA contains the following:
- a CDS encoding calcium-binding protein — MENFLSGVAGDLVQGFVCGVAAGPAGVYVSSFISSVTGMSLGDFSKQAYRYLSGDDSSDIAKKLGVKDITITNGYLKVTMPDGTVYARPLLDKYHGGLITGGSKDDVLFGGNGNDILQGNGGYDILLGGAGNDTYNVDNGDIIRDTDHKGSVHFSGTHLKGGKWDEKEQSYVGKGGEKYKINSSGELIVSKGSNSITIQNYSKDKNSLGIVLADPDEILITISDKSAVEKDQTMEFTIILDRALEKDETLVLKVNDKEIIFKSGEKEKKYTHTWKDDDLKEEDEKFEVSASVVTDKSNVKAIIKNSGQGLIKDDDKDPNDDKPETYDPLAIDLNNDGIKGTNLDYKINFDLDNNGFKEATSWIDNNDAFITIDKNNNGAIDNGSELFGNKSISNNAYAYTNPNSKNGFESLKELDSNNDGIIDEKDKEFTNLLLWQDKNSNGISETDELIKLSDKVKSINLNLLVA, encoded by the coding sequence TTGGAGAATTTTTTATCTGGTGTTGCTGGTGATTTAGTGCAAGGATTTGTTTGCGGTGTAGCTGCTGGACCAGCAGGAGTATATGTATCTAGTTTTATCTCGTCTGTTACTGGTATGAGTTTAGGTGATTTTTCAAAACAAGCATATAGATATTTATCGGGAGATGACAGTTCTGATATTGCTAAAAAATTAGGTGTAAAAGATATTACCATCACCAACGGCTACCTAAAAGTAACTATGCCTGATGGCACAGTATATGCTAGACCATTACTAGATAAATATCACGGCGGTTTAATCACAGGTGGCAGTAAAGATGATGTATTATTTGGTGGCAATGGAAATGACATACTTCAAGGAAATGGCGGTTATGATATACTTTTAGGCGGTGCAGGTAATGATACTTATAATGTAGATAATGGCGATATTATCAGAGACACCGACCACAAAGGAAGCGTTCATTTTAGCGGAACTCATCTTAAAGGTGGCAAATGGGACGAAAAAGAACAATCCTATGTAGGAAAAGGCGGAGAAAAATATAAAATAAATAGTAGTGGCGAACTAATAGTAAGTAAAGGAAGTAACTCTATCACTATCCAAAACTACTCCAAAGATAAAAACTCTCTTGGCATAGTCCTAGCCGACCCGGATGAAATCCTAATAACCATATCAGATAAAAGTGCAGTAGAAAAAGACCAAACTATGGAATTTACCATAATACTAGATAGAGCATTAGAAAAAGACGAAACGCTAGTCTTAAAAGTAAATGACAAAGAGATAATATTTAAATCAGGAGAAAAAGAGAAAAAATATACTCATACCTGGAAAGATGATGACTTAAAAGAAGAAGATGAGAAATTTGAAGTAAGTGCAAGTGTAGTAACAGATAAATCAAATGTCAAAGCGATAATTAAAAATTCAGGTCAAGGTCTCATCAAAGACGACGACAAAGATCCAAACGATGATAAGCCAGAAACTTACGATCCACTTGCAATAGACCTTAATAATGATGGCATAAAAGGCACAAATTTAGACTATAAGATAAATTTTGACCTTGATAATAACGGCTTTAAAGAGGCTACAAGCTGGATAGATAACAATGACGCCTTTATCACCATTGATAAAAACAACAACGGCGCAATCGATAATGGTAGCGAGCTATTTGGAAACAAGAGCATCTCAAATAACGCCTATGCCTACACTAATCCAAATTCAAAAAATGGCTTTGAAAGCTTAAAAGAGCTTGATAGCAATAACGATGGCATAATCGATGAAAAAGACAAAGAATTTACAAATTTACTTCTTTGGCAAGATAAAAACTCCAATGGTATAAGTGAAACAGACGAATTAATAAAACTAAGTGATAAAGTAAAATCAATAAATTTAAATTTACTTGTTGCTTGA
- a CDS encoding LysM peptidoglycan-binding domain-containing protein, which yields MIYLKNQVTNPNDNHYQGTGRAVGDMLNLAITFGVQKKVESYKVKGEIKAGAAFITYIGLAELNLGEKFSNLFNTYVANADRFYDEIITNSDFFEQVKNGLINNGLMNFVDYFDPDGDGNVSAIDIVNGYQKLFSPPPAFGTMDFEIQFASNKLKEIIIKADISKQEEEKEIIQAVMKHDEIQTLTINSQTYNIKELSNLELRNAIENIPQVSFLLSHILIKVGEYLDLGEKGIYKIKSGDTLSTIAQLNGMVTKDLVRLNSWLCDEGRIKFNQNKVLIEGNPLNLSNTNHTLYGEANAENVLIDANGGDNIEFINLSLVA from the coding sequence TTGATTTATTTAAAAAATCAAGTAACAAATCCGAACGATAACCACTATCAAGGGACAGGTAGAGCAGTTGGAGATATGCTAAATCTTGCGATAACTTTTGGGGTGCAAAAGAAAGTAGAAAGCTATAAAGTTAAAGGTGAAATAAAGGCAGGCGCTGCTTTTATAACTTACATTGGTTTGGCTGAATTAAATTTGGGAGAAAAATTTTCAAATTTATTTAACACCTATGTTGCAAATGCCGATAGATTTTATGATGAAATTATTACCAATAGCGACTTTTTCGAACAAGTTAAAAATGGTTTAATAAATAATGGTTTGATGAATTTTGTAGATTATTTTGATCCAGATGGTGATGGCAATGTATCTGCAATAGATATAGTAAATGGTTATCAAAAATTGTTTTCTCCACCACCTGCATTTGGAACAATGGATTTTGAAATACAATTTGCATCTAATAAGCTAAAAGAAATAATAATCAAAGCAGATATTTCAAAACAAGAAGAAGAAAAAGAAATCATACAGGCTGTTATGAAGCACGACGAAATCCAAACCCTAACCATAAATTCCCAAACCTACAACATAAAAGAACTCTCAAATTTAGAACTTCGCAATGCCATAGAAAACATTCCACAAGTATCGTTTTTATTATCACATATACTTATAAAAGTAGGCGAATACCTAGACTTAGGCGAAAAAGGAATTTATAAAATCAAATCAGGCGATACTCTCTCAACCATAGCCCAACTCAATGGTATGGTTACAAAAGATTTAGTAAGACTAAATTCGTGGCTATGCGACGAAGGCAGAATAAAATTCAATCAAAACAAAGTCCTAATCGAAGGAAATCCATTAAATCTATCAAACACAAACCACACGCTCTACGGCGAAGCAAACGCAGAAAATGTTTTGATAGATGCTAATGGTGGGGATAATATTGAGTTTATAAATTTAAGTCTAGTTGCGTAG
- the rseP gene encoding RIP metalloprotease RseP, whose protein sequence is MKSIIFTILLLGVGFYFYGINFMVTVLSISFLIFFHEFGHFIVARRLGVKVNVFSVGFGEKIWAKSWRGTEYRISAIPLGGYVSLKGQEDLKPELKNFDSDSYNSKSPFERILILFAGPFFNILLAFLIYIALGFIGVEKLAPKIGHIAENSAASTVELKKNDEILSINGEKVQEWDDIAKNVALKPLNLEILRDGKIINVVLTPKIGEKLNIWREKIQTPLIGISPNGEFVTIYHTGISSLKFAYLQTIEASKLIVIGLEKFVSGAVSPKEMGGIVAITDITSKAVSFGISPLLLLIALISVNLGILNLFPIPALDGGHIFFNLYELIFRKPVGEKFFTRATYAGIFLLFALMIFTVINDFFRIFGVYE, encoded by the coding sequence TTGAAAAGTATAATTTTTACAATCCTGCTTCTTGGGGTTGGTTTTTATTTTTACGGTATCAACTTTATGGTGACCGTTTTATCTATCTCTTTTCTGATATTTTTTCACGAATTCGGACATTTTATCGTTGCAAGACGGCTTGGTGTAAAAGTAAATGTTTTCAGTGTCGGTTTCGGCGAAAAAATTTGGGCGAAATCATGGCGCGGCACGGAATACCGGATAAGCGCGATTCCGCTTGGAGGATATGTCAGTTTAAAAGGACAGGAAGATTTGAAACCTGAACTGAAAAATTTTGATAGTGACAGCTACAATTCAAAAAGTCCGTTTGAGCGTATTTTGATACTTTTTGCAGGACCTTTTTTTAATATTTTGTTGGCATTTTTAATTTACATTGCACTTGGATTTATCGGTGTTGAAAAACTTGCACCTAAAATAGGTCATATAGCAGAAAATTCAGCCGCATCCACTGTAGAATTAAAGAAAAACGATGAAATTTTAAGTATAAACGGTGAAAAAGTGCAAGAATGGGATGATATCGCCAAAAACGTGGCATTAAAACCTTTAAATTTGGAAATTTTACGAGATGGAAAAATAATAAATGTAGTTTTAACGCCAAAAATTGGTGAAAAATTAAATATCTGGCGAGAAAAAATTCAAACGCCACTGATCGGAATTTCGCCAAACGGTGAGTTTGTAACGATTTATCACACAGGAATCAGCTCTTTAAAGTTTGCTTATTTACAAACGATTGAAGCTTCGAAACTCATTGTGATTGGACTTGAAAAATTTGTAAGCGGAGCAGTTTCTCCAAAAGAAATGGGCGGAATTGTCGCGATTACGGATATTACGTCAAAAGCTGTAAGTTTTGGAATTTCGCCGCTTTTACTTTTAATCGCTCTAATTTCAGTGAATCTTGGAATTTTAAATTTATTTCCGATTCCTGCACTTGATGGCGGGCATATATTTTTTAATCTTTATGAGCTGATTTTTAGGAAACCTGTCGGTGAAAAATTTTTTACACGTGCTACATATGCCGGTATATTTTTACTTTTTGCGTTAATGATTTTTACTGTTATAAATGATTTTTTTAGAATTTTTGGAGTATATGAATGA